The nucleotide sequence cagaaaaaaaactcacagaGCTCATCATAGGAATCATGATCGTCTACACCAATTCGACATTTCACAGTAACAGGGACGTTGGTATTATCAGCAATGGCAGACATTGCCTCTCCAACAAGctttacaaacaaaaacaacaaagcGTGAGCGAGAGGGACCATCCTAAAGAAAGAGCAGATACATAAATCTTGAAAATCAAGTAGAGGAGTAAGCAACAGACCTTGAAAATCTTGAAAATCAAGTAGAGGAGTAAGAAAGAGCAGATACATAAATCTTGAAAATCAAGTAGATAAATAAATGACTATGACgcaagtgtatagttatgaaTCACCACTAATTCAatacaattatataaaaaattagaattatttatttttcaaaaaaatattttatacaaatatgattataaaaaacataaatatgcttacaaagaaaaacacaaatatatttaCTAAGAAAGACACAAATCACTGCTATTTAAACAAGAATATGTCATGTTGATAATAGTTGGGTCCAATTTGAAAATACATAGAAcctataaataacatatatataattgtttatatgcCTGAGATATAACTGCAACAACATCAAAGAAGTTCCATAAgaataaattcatattttcaagAAATGTCATATTTATTGTATATCGAACTCCTTATCATGAACTTAAACTCTTATTTTAAAGGTCTATCTATATCAAACTTTTTATCATACTAATCTCAATTgtgaattttgtatattttttgcaGCTACCTTTATAAGTTCAGAGATAtgagagaaaaattaaatatatcctagagaaaaattaaatatatcctagaaaaaatgaaatattcagagatataattggttacagcctggattttataaaaattatatttcttaaaaaatatattcgtccttttaagggcggatcataaatttggtttaactatttgaaaaaatcgaTTTACGGATGCGGGCTATGAGTATTTTATTAGGGGTGAGTGCGGGTTGGCAGATTTTGGATTGCGGATATCTACGGACCCGAAaagtatttcaaataaaaagaagagtaaaaacttttttaaaaatatggtaatttaaaaaaattaaaattttaaaaatatataacttttattataaatatttttattttttataataattaaattaaataattattttaaacaatttataacccgcagataaccgcaaaattaaataGGACGGTAccagtacaaattatttgtttgcgggttgtgcaaatcatatttttttatcgaaacaaaattgaaaccgCGTGTTGGAGGGTTTGACCGGCAATCCAGCCCTAACCGAGCGTATACAAGACCaacttttaaattgctattatttaataaaatatattttgattaacatttacacacaaatatgattataaaaaaatacaaatataattacaaagaaaacaaaaaaatgaaaattaaattaaaaccaaaaatatacccgccctttaaagggcgggtcaaaatctagtttgtttGTTTAAAGCGATGAATCAAGCCGTCGGTTATGATTTTTAGAACTGTAGATGAAAGGACGCCATGAAAACCACATACAGAGATTCTACATCACGATTCGTCTAACTCGACATCATGAAACTCCATCGTTTAGTAGATAAACCCTAACTTACGTTTGAATTGCATCAAACAACTTACGCATAAAAGACACCGTTTCGTACGGGTTATATTAAAAcgtaattaaaacaaaagaatagcCCAATACATTTTTACAAGAAgcccatttaaaatgttatcaGTGGACCTTAAATCTTTACAAATAGAACACACGTGAAACCCAAACGAAATTCCATAACAAAAAGAACGCGTGTCATCATATGGCTAAGCTATTTTCTGACGTGTCACTATAAGAAGAGAGTAAAACTCTTCTTTATagtataaaaagatatatatatatatactagatatgGATCCATGCGTTgagttttgtttaatatttaaatttatgaaaacatagaaatgataaaaatctttttattatagttttactatatgtaaaatttattttatgaataaaatttcattttcaacATAAGTTTCTAtctgtatttaaaaatttaatacatgAAGGTGAATTAAGAGTTATTAGTTACTTTGGGCATAAGATTAGAGAAAATACTTAGACTTgaaaaactaaaccgaacctaagctaaaaaataaaatacaaaaaattaaaagtttaattaaGCCAATTGAATCATTAACATTGTCATACACTTTCTTATGTTCCTCATTATTAAGATTTTCTACTTTGAATTTTCAGTTATTATAGTAATATACTTTTCGAGAAGAGAATAATACTTTATATTACAATTTTTGTGTTTCATTTTATTGTAACCACAGTGTCAATTTTATTAAACTGATCTAGATAACAAATTAACTATATGCATATAGATATCTTATTTCTAAATAGATGTAAGtatttaagattttagaaattaaaatcactattgcatatatatatatattaattttgtaaactaatttttttttgtttaagaaaattaaaattacaataaaataaatacatatttataacaATTAAACACATGTGACAATCTTAAATTTCTTATTgcatatatttctataatactaaataaaatatttttataaaaattattcattTCTATAAGtttgtaattaataaatatataattataattgtcatgtgtTATAATCATGTTTACTatcttatttaaacacatgtatcgcaatcttaaatatataattaacatgTGTCGCGATCGtattaattagtaattttgaaaaaccaaactttatataataagatatgtatatatatatttcatattttgtaatagaatttaagaaaaatcctaacagataataataaaagttttaaatccCCCAATTAAGCTGTAATTATGTCGAGATCGATGGAGTTAAGAGTTTAAAACTCTATCCAAAGATGGGCCTTATTTACACGAGGTCCACAAGCCCATGAAACATCGCCGAAGGCTaagaagaaaagcaaaaagCAAAAAGCGATAAACTTTAGAAAACCTAATGGGTCGCAAGGGTGCTGCTGCGAAGAAGGATAAGAATCTGAAGGCGGAGGAATCTGAGAAGCGAGGGACGGTAGAAAACCTAATGGATCATCGCGAGGGTGCGGCGGGGGCGAAGGGGGAGGAATATGATAAGCAGATAGTGTCTCTGACCGAAGCAGCGGCAAAGATCGATCCTCCTCATCTTATTGATCACCTCGTCAAAGCAATGGTAAGTGCAATTTCGATCTTGatcgagaaaaaaaaagccaaaaaaattcaatttcgatagttgtttttttttctgtgaatAGAGAGAGTGTTTGTGTGGGGATGATGAGCTGTTGTCGAGGTATACCGATTACTTTGAAGAGGCATTCTCAGGAGTAGCGTTCCCATGGGTGAAGATGTTCAAGGACGCTCCTTTGTCCACTCTCATCGATGTGAGGagcacaataaaaaaaaaaactatctctGTTTTGGATTATTCTCGAAGCTGATAATCTCATCTCTTTGCAGATTCCGTTATCTCAAATTCCTACGCCTCTCTACAAATTTTCAGTCGATTGGATCCAACAACGTCAAATTGAATATCTCTCGGATATTGTATCTTGGTTGTGTGATCGTATTCTGGACAATTTGGCTGAAGGTGGTGACAATGTTCCAGCATCTTATCGCCCCAGATCTCAGGTGATGAAACATCTTCAATGCTTGCAtctctgtgtgtgtgtttgtgccGATTCTAAGTTATTTACTCTGTTTGGTTAGGCGGGACATTTTGTTGTATTGGCTATGGTATTGCGCTGTAGACCTGATTCTTTGGTTGCGGTTTTGCCTTCACTGAGGGATAAAGACACGTATCAAGGACCCGACAAGCTTCCCCTTATTGTTTGGATGATGGCTCAGGCCTCCGTAGGTGATTTATCTACTGGCTTGTATTCATGGATGTGTAACTTGCTACCGCTAGTCAGTAATGACAAGTGCTGCCCTCAGTCTTTGGATCTCGTCCTTCAATTAGCTGAGTTGTGAGTCGCATAGTGTTTTTCTTCTCTATTgatctctctcctctcctctacTGTGCGAATATTCTCATCTTGTTTATTCACTTTTCATTACAGCATTTTGTCTCGTCCGGAGGCTCTCACTATACTCGTAAAAGGAGGTGGTGTTATGGAAGGACAGCGTCTGGTTCCACTTCCTTCACTTGAGATCTTGCTGCGCCTCACATTCCCTGCTCCATCCGCAAGAGTTGAggtaattatttgtattttgagTTTGTTTATAGAAACAAATCTAAACATTGATGAGTTTGTGGACTCTGACCTTAAGCAATTGTCTCCGTATGTATGCTCACAGACTACAAAGAGGTTTGAGGCAATTTATCCCTTGTTGAAGGAAGTGGCTCTTTCACCAGAGAGGGCAGGAGGAGGAAGATTTGCCATGAAAAAATTATTCTCGTTTGCCTTGACCTTAGCTGGAGATAAAGGTAATTTAGTAACAATCCTTGCctcctcttttttttctccGAATTGATATGTAATGTGTTACCATTTGTTACAGGGAATCATGTCTTATTAACCAAGGAAGCTACATCAATCGCTATCAGAACTCTGACCGAAAACATAGACTGCTTTGACCTTTGGGACAAACTTTATATGGATAATCCAGAAGTCAGTGTTTCTCTTCTTAAGAAGCTTGTAGACGAATGGAACAGTCATTTCTTCAGGCTATCAACATCACCAAGTGAGACTCTCACTGACATTGTCAAACAAACTATAGAGAGCTTCAGGCGTCAGGTAATGCATCTCTCTTTACACTTGTTGCAAACTATAACTAAAGTAAATTGACCCATACCCTAAGCTGTATTTTCCATCGCTGACCTCACCTGCCATGTTATGTTGTTAGAACAAAAGAGCCATCGCTGAAGGAGGAGCCAATTGTTCTCTTTACAAAGAAGCTGACGAGTACTGCAAACTGATCTCTTGGAGACTCCTGCGTGTAAGTGCCATGACAGCTGGAGTAGTTACTGCTGCATCAGCAGCTCTATCATTCGCTGCAGTAGCAGCCAGCCGCTATCTATAGTTTATGTTCCGTTTTTTATTACGCCTTATCCTCTAGAGAAagtaaggaaacaaaataaatatgtgtGTACGAGTGCTTGTACGTTACCGACCTGTAAGCTAGAGAAGCCTTTACAGGCCTTTACTAGATGTTGATGGACAGGCCTCATTTTTTAATCCAAAGCTTATGATATAATCTATGAATCCAAAGGTTATGATGTTGATGGACAGGCCTCTTTCTCAGCTCCCTAGCTATTTTCTTCAATTCTTGTCCTCAATAGAACCTTCTCTTTTACTTCTTCCAGCATCGCACCGACGATTGAGTGGACAGACAATCACTACAGGACGCTTGTGATACGAAGGCTTATAATTCAGATGGACAAATGGGCAAATTGGCCAGCGAACCAGAATAACATGGGCTGGGTTAAGTGTCTTTTAACCCTAGATACCCTTTAGTATATAAGATTAGGTTTGATTAGAGAGATCTTTTATGTATGATatctcaaaataatttttacaaaatctaATTTGAATGTCGTTGATGTGTTAGGCTATTGTGGGAAACAGTAAAACAAAAGTGGGCAAGTATTTTGCTAGTAGATTTCCCTTGTCGCTGATGGAAGTGCATCAAATTATGTATGATATCTTCAAGATCAAGGAGGATTTCAAAACCTTCTTCAAAGAAGCTTAGCTTAAAGAAGTTTAGTGTACaacataataaataatcaattgTTAATTGGTGTGACTATGTATCTACGTCCTTTAAATTTACTTGTTTGGTCATAAACTATAAACTGGTTATTGTTCAAGCTTAGAGATTTTTTTGAATAGCGATAATCATAGAGCTTTGTGGTTATTTTTCATCTCATCGCTAGATAAGTATAGAGATTTGTTTGGATTATGAGCTTTGATTATTTCACGCTCGTCTGCAGTTCATGAGATTTCATAGAGAAAATTTGCATGAAACAAATTTAGATATGTGGCATTGAGATAAATAGCTCACTTGTTTGTGGCACCATTTTCAGTTTATATGTGGGCTCATCACTTGGTTTACTGCAGATGAAATCAGAG is from Raphanus sativus cultivar WK10039 unplaced genomic scaffold, ASM80110v3 Scaffold0954, whole genome shotgun sequence and encodes:
- the LOC130503442 gene encoding uncharacterized protein LOC130503442, encoding MGRKGAAAKKDKNLKAEESEKRGTVENLMDHREGAAGAKGEEYDKQIVSLTEAAAKIDPPHLIDHLVKAMRECLCGDDELLSRYTDYFEEAFSGVAFPWVKMFKDAPLSTLIDIPLSQIPTPLYKFSVDWIQQRQIEYLSDIVSWLCDRILDNLAEGGDNVPASYRPRSQAGHFVVLAMVLRCRPDSLVAVLPSLRDKDTYQGPDKLPLIVWMMAQASVGDLSTGLYSWMCNLLPLVSNDKCCPQSLDLVLQLAEFILSRPEALTILVKGGGVMEGQRLVPLPSLEILLRLTFPAPSARVETTKRFEAIYPLLKEVALSPERAGGGRFAMKKLFSFALTLAGDKGNHVLLTKEATSIAIRTLTENIDCFDLWDKLYMDNPEVSVSLLKKLVDEWNSHFFRLSTSPSETLTDIVKQTIESFRRQNKRAIAEGGANCSLYKEADEYCKLISWRLLRVSAMTAGVVTAASAALSFAAVAASRYL